ACACGAAAGCCCAGTTGGAGCAGGTCCTCACCCGCTGGCTCGATCCGCCCGCCTGACCGGCCACGCCATCCGCTTCGCCCCGGGGGTCGCCGCCCTGCCCCTCCTGCCCGCCTTGCGGCAGACGGAAAGCTTGCCGGGCCGCGTGGACGTTAGCGGCAAACCGGGTCCGCAGATGAACGCAGATGAGCGCCGATGGAGGCGTCAGGTTCGCCGAGTATTTCGTCCGGCAACGGCTCGAAGAAGCTCTTCGCCAACCGGAACCGAGGGTCGCGGCGGAGGATTGGGCGCGGCGCCTTTCGCGGTCGCGGCAGCGCCCGCAACTCCGCGATGGGTTCGTTGCGCCGGCAGATCGTGACCACCTCTTCCTCTCCACGCTCGAGCCGATCGAGATACTCGGAGAGGTGCGTTTTCGCCTCGTGCACGTTCACTTTCGTCATGGTTCACCGGTAGACCATGAAGTAGACTGACACAAGCGCAGAGGCCGTACCGACGGCCGATCTGACCTGACGCCGGTTCTCGGACGCTTCCACTCCTTAGATCGTCCGCGCTGAAATCCCAGACGGACCGCCTATGTGGTAGAGGTCTACCGAGACACCCACGATCGAGCCGTCCCGATTGCAGGCGATTCGATCCGGCGGCGAGCGCGACGCGCTGGGGCGGGTGACCGAGAGCAAGCACTACGACGCCACGAACTTCCGCACGCGTATCGTGCAGGTCTACGACGGCCTCGGCCGAGAGACGAAGCACTGCGTGTCGAAGGTGCCGGATGGACCGTGTACGACCTCTACGGCCAGCACGGCGGCGAGCACCATGGAGTACGATTCGCTCGGACGGCGCACGCTGTGGACCGACGGCAACGGCGGTACGTGGCGGGCGACCTACGATAGCGCCGGCAACCTGCTCGGACAGGACGATCCGGTGGCGGGGCAGCATCGGGTGTTTTGTTACGACCCGCTCAACCGGGCGGTGCGTACGCTGACGATCGACGACGACACGCTGGAGGATCCGATCGCACACGCGACGCGCTGCGGAGAGGCAAACCCCACGGCCACGGCCGTCGCGGATTACTCCTACGACGAGCATACCGAGCGCGGCTGCTCGTACTATGCCCGGGGCCGGCTCTGTGCCATCGACGAACGGCAGGGAACGGACGTGACACTGGCGACGGTGTTCACGTACGATGCCCGCGGGCGGGTCGTGAGCGAGGGGGTGACGCGGAGGCTGGTGGTGGGCGGGCGGACATTGACGCCGGCGGCGACGGTGGTCTACGCCTACGATGCGGCGGACCGGCAGAAGGGCGTGGTGGTGCCGACAAGTAGCAGTGCGCAGTCGCAGACGGTGACGACGCGCTACGACGATCTGGGGCGGATACGGCTGGTGTCGGCGGCCGGGCAGACGTTTGCGCGCGATCTGCGGTACGACCGTTTCGGACGGCTGACGGCGTGGACCGATGGCGGCGGCGTGACCGAGCGGGCGACCTACGACCAGAGCGGGGCGGGGCGGTTCCGGCTGAGTGCGCTGAGCGCGAGCGGGCCGGGCACCCCGGCGCCGGTGCTGCAGGCGCTCGGGTTTTCGATGTACGACGCCGCCGGCAACCTGACCGCTCTCGGCGACACGACCCCGGAGAGTACGTATGCGAGCGACTCGCCGCTGCGCAATGCGTGGTCGTATGCCTACGACGGGCTGGGCCGGCTGGTGCTGGCGAGCAGGAACAGCGAGCCGGTAACGCTGTACGCCTACGACGGGCTGGGCAATCGCACGAGGGCGGGGGCGCTAGTGAGCTTCTACGACAACGCGGCGGCGCCGCAGCGGGTGCAGGCGGTGACGCCGGGGGGTGCGGTGAGTCACGATCCGAGCGGGTCGGTGACGGGGCTGCCGGCGCTCGGTGCGGCGGCGGCGCGGACGCTGGGTTACGACGCCGAGGGGCGGCTGGCGATGGTGACGGGCGGTGGCGCGGCGGTGCGCTTCGTGCACGACGCGCGCGGGCAGCGGGTGGCGCGTATCGTCAACGAGGGGGCGGCGGGCGAGCAGGTGACGGTGTACTACGGGCGCTGGTTCGAGGTGACGGGCGGGACGCTGACGCGGCACATTTATCTGGGGGAGCGGCGCATCGGGCACAGTCCGGTGGCGGCGCCCTCGGGGCTGACGCTGGCGCGGGGGTATGACGGCGAGCGGGCGGTGGTGCTGGCGCGGGCGATGGAGGCTGCCGTGCGGCGCGACGGGTGGGCGAGGCCGCGGGTGGCGGTGGAGGCGGCGGAGGCCGCCGCGGCGCTGACGGTCATTGCGGGCGTGGGGCTGGTACTCATTGTCGTCCGTCGACGGTGGTGGGACGAGGGGACGCGGAGCCCGGAATACGGACGCCGCGTGCGGCTGGGGATGGTGGGCCGTCTGGCGCGGGGGCCGGTGGTGCTGGTCGTGGTGGTGGTTGTATCGGCGTTGTTGCCCTGGCCGCGGCTGCGGGTGGTGTGGGCGGGCAGTGTCTCGCCGCCGCCCGTGCCGCCGAGTTATCCGGTGTACTTCGCCCACACCGACCATCTGGGCTCGACGCTTCTGCTCACCTGTCATCTGGCCGGCGCGGCGTGTCCCGACGGCACGGTGGCGCGGCGCTTCCGTTACAACGCCTACGGGCAGCCGGCGGCGTACACGGCCAGCGGCCAGAGCGCGAGTCTCACGGCGGCCGTGCCGGGGAGCGACTTCGTCCCCGAGCATCTCTACACCGGCCAGCGCTGGGTGAGTGCGGCGGCGCTCTACGACTACGGGGCGCGGTTCTACGACCCGCAACTGGTGCAGTTCGTCAGTCAGGACCCGGTACGGGAGTACGTGCAGGCGTATGCNNNNNNNNNNGGGGCGCGGTTCTACGACCCGCAACTGGTGCAGTTCGTCAGTCAGGACCCGGTGCGGGAGTACGTGCAGGCGTATGCGTATGTGGGGTGGAGTCCGGTGCGGTACACGGACCCGACGGGGATGTTCTTCGGGCTGGGTGGCGACATTGGCGGGCAGTTCAGCACAGCCGGCGTGACGATGCCCCTGGAATGGTCGTTTGATTACTTCCTGGAAACTCGTTTCGGCACGATTCCCGGCCTTGGAGGTGGCGGGTTCTTCTCGGCAGTGGCGAACGCGGGCGGGCTTTCCAACTTCCTTACCGCACTCGTATGGACGGCCATTGCCCCGGCGGTTGTTGCCGCTGCCCTCGCTTCGGCAGCGACAAGCGCGGCGGTTGGCGGGGTGGTCGGGGCAGCGGTCGCCGGGAGTACCGGAGGCGACGTGGTCGGCGGGTTTTCCCAGGCCGCAGCGGGCATCTTCAACGGAGAGTTCAATGATCTCGGTGGCCTATTTTACGGCACGGTGTCGGGGATTACCCGCGGCGCGGTCCAACTCGCATGGGGAATGGCCACCCTGAACCCTGCCTTGGTTAAATTCGGTTCCTACGACACCGGTACCGTGGTAGTGCCGCGTCTCAGTAATGCCGGCGGTCTGAACTGGCCGGGCCGGACCGGGGACACGGGGCCGATCCAGTCCAGTGGAACGAAGCCGAACGAGGCCGCGATATCCCATGATATAGAGGTAGGGAGAGACGGATTCCTTGTCTCACCTCCCTACTTCCGTTTCGTCGCTAATATGTGGGCGGGGCCGGGCGTCGAGCCGGGGCTGTACGGGCAGGCGTATCGCCTGGCGGGCACCGTAGGGTTTGGCGTGCCGGGGAGTTTGCTGTGGTTAGTCGGGCAATGAACACAAGTCTCCGATTCGCGCTCACAGTGCTCACATCCGTTTCGCTGTGTGGGTGTTTCTCCTACACGATTTTCCTCGGGATGCATCCCGAAGGCGGGGATGCGGTGAGCGCCGGTGGCCCGGACGTGGCGGCAGTCGTTGCGACCGTAGCGGAGGTCGCGCGGAGCTTTAGATTCACGCCAAGCCCTGATCTCAAGCGCTTGCAACAACAATCCGAGGACACCGACTATTGGTTCTATCGGATCGTGGCCGATTACCGGCGGTCTGATGAGGGGACCGGTTACTCACTCATCTTCATTACGGTTGCGGTCCAGAAGCAGACTGGAGAAGTCGCCGTGCAGATCCGCGACCTGCACAACGGTTGGCAGACGGATTTCACCCGAGGGCTGGAGGAGGCCCTGGTGCAGGCGCTCGCGGCACGGTTCCCGTCAGATCGGATCGAGGTCAAGCGGAAGTGGTCGGGGCCGCATGTGTTTGGGCCGTGAGAACGGCTGAGCCAGGCGATGGGTGCGCTTGGGAATCAGTGCCTGTCACGGCTGGGTGGACGCAGGTTGGAAAGACCGGAACGACTGAAGGGCCGGCTCACGGTTGGAGGTAATTCTCGAAGGGAAGGAGATCGCGCGATGAGAACACCGAAGCTGCTGACTGCCGCATTGCTGGGGCTGTCAATCGTCGGTGCCTTGAGCTTGTCCGCGCTGGAGCAAGACGCAGTGGTCAAAAAGGCCCAACCGCCGGTGGTGCTCCGCCAGTTCCTCGGCGCCGGCACGTGGCAGAGCCAGCGCGATGGCCTCGACAAGCGCGATTGGCACGTCGAACTCAAGCGCCGAGATGACGACTCGCTGGTCGGCCGCATCACCGTGCTCGGTTCGCCGCTGCTCGACGAGGCGCGGATCGAAGGCCGCATCGACGGCGCCGAGGTCTACGGCGTGCTCGTCGGCCCCGACGACCGCCAGATCGGTACGTTCACCGGCACGCGTGCGCGCAAGAGCATGAGCGGCACGTACACGTTCGGCAACGGCGACACGGGCACGTGGAGCTGGCGTGGCGCGCCGCCGGAGTGAGGCGGCGATGGGGGGAGGGTCTTGAGGCGGTTGCGCTGTTAGCGCCGATCCGAAGATGAGAATCCGCAGATGACGCAGATGACGCAGATGGGAGCGGCCGAATGGATCCCTGAGCCGCACGAACTTCAGGGTCATCCGAGTGAGGTTGGGTCTGAAGGCGTGGTGGTCGCCCCAACCATCGGGCCATCGACTTCTGCGAAATCTGCGGCATCTGCGGACTTCCGCGCTGGGTGTGCGGCGGCGCTCTACGACTACGGGGCGCGTTTCTACGACCCGCAACTGGTGCAGTTCGTCAGTCAGGACCCGGTGCGGGAGTACGTGCAGGCGTATGCGTACGTGGGCTGGAATCCGGTGCGGTACACCGACCCGACGGGGATGCTGACCGTGCCGGATGCCGGAGGCGCGTCGGGCCTCAACTTCGCGCTCGGGTTCCCGATCTCCGGCCCTGTAGCGCTCGTTCCGACGGTACCCGAGGTCATCCGGGCGGCCGACTACGCCACGGCGCTTCGCGCCCGCGGGCCAGGACATGGCGGCAAGAATGGCCCGGCTGGAGGTCTCCCAAGCATCCCCGATCTGGCGGCTTTCCTGGAAACCGGCGGTCTGGACCCGCCGGGGGCAACGGCCGGCGCGGAGTTCTATACGCACATTGGATTGGAAACCGTGGCGTCGTCGTCCGTCGCCTCGTTGCCGGGGGCGAGTGGGCCCCTGAGCGCGCTGGGCGCGGCGTCCCGGGGCGACACCGGCGTCGCCGCCGTCCTCGGTGACATAGGGGTGGCGAAGGCCGCCGCGGCGGAGGGGCTGGCGGTCGCGTCGATGTTCGGGGGATACATCGATATCAACGTCACGGCGGGGTACCTGCTTGGTGCAACGGGCGGCGTCATGTTCGCGAGCGAGGGATATTACCCGTACGCTGGCGGGTCGCTGACCTCCCCGCCCGGGAGCGTAAGCGTGTCGGCGTCGCCGTTTGCTGCCTCGCCCGGCTGGGCCGTTGCGGTGCAGATAACGACGCCGACGCTCATTGTTGTTCAGGTCGGTTATGGCATCGGTGCTTGGCCGTTCGTGGAGGTGGGGATCGGCGGTCCGAGGGGCATCAGCGGGACGGCGTTCCACGCTTGGGGGCCGGTCAGGTACTGATTGAGGAGAGACCATGCGGCTCCTGCAGTACCTCATCACAGCCTTCGCCGCCCTCGTTGGCGTGTTCGCGATGCTGAGGAACAAAGCGTGGGCACGCGAGGCCGCCCGGCAAGCATATGAACTCACGGGCCGGCGGTTCGACGAGCGTATCTATAGTGTTGGCTACTTCGTGGCCGGCCTGATCATGACGGTGGGAGCGCTCGTCACGCTCTCCGGCATGTTCTTCGGCTTCATCGATGTGCCGTGATGGCGATCTGGCCGATGTCGAGCGTGTGCGAGTACCACGGGTGGCCGTCGTTACCATTGTGGGTCGCCTCCGGCCGAGGCCAGATGGTCGAGGCGCTCGCGCTAGTTGCGTGGCCATTTGTCCCCTGTGCGATTGTTGCGGGAGTGTTGCTGTCCTGGTGCGATCGGCGACGGATGTTGAGGTACCAGGCCGAGTATGCGGAGATCGAGCGGGCGAGAGAGCCGGCGTCCCGGGCGTTCTGGTCGCAGTCGACAAGTTGCGACTTTCACAGGGTTACCCACCGGTATCGGCGGGTCATCTGGGCGGATTGGTTGAGCGCTTTTGTGGCGGCAGCTGTGTTCTTAGTCCCTGCCGGTATGGCTGGAGGCTTGCTGATCTGGGCGACGCTTTACGGGACGGAGGCGCTGCTCTGGTTTCTGGTATGGCGCCCATCGCTGTTGCGGGACGTAACGAGTAGCGCGCACAAGGAGGCTTCCCAATGAGACTACGGGTGCTGGTGGCAGGTGTCGGCGCGGTGGTGCTCGGGTCGGTCGGGTTGCGTTTTCTGCCCGCTGACGACGCCCACGCCCGCCGGCCGCCGGCCGTCGTCCGCCAGTTCGTCGGCGGCGGGCAGTGGCAGAGTCGGCGTGACGGGCACGGCCGGCGCGACTGGCAGGTGGAGCTGAAGCGGCGCGACGACGGCAGTATCGGCGGGCGGGTTACCGTCCTCGGCTCGCCGCTGCTCGACGAGGCGCGAATCGAAGGCCGCATCGACGGCGCCGAGGTCTATGGCGTGCTCGTCGGCCCCGACGACCGGCAGATCGGTACCTTCGCCGGGACACGTGTCCGCAAGAGTCTCAGCGGCACGTACACGTTCGGCAACGGCGACACGGGTACGTGGGCGTGGCGCGGTGAGCCGCCGGAGTGAGCGGCGATGTGGGGGAAGGACGGTGAGGCTCTGACGTTGTTAAGCGGTCGGGCCGCTAGCGCCGATCCGAAGATGAGAGTCCGCAGATGGCGCAGATGACGCAGCGCGGGCTTCGCCCGCAACCCATTGCGGATTGCGGAATGCGGATTGCGGAACTCATGAATCCCTCGTCCGCAATCCGAAGTGCGCATTCCGAAATTCTTCGCACCATGCAACGAACTCGCGAACTAGTAACGCAGATGGGAGCGGCCGAATCGATCCCTCGGCCGCACGATCTCCAGGTTCATCAGAGAGAGGTTGGGTCGGAAGGCGTGGCGGTCGTCCCAACCATCGGGCCATCGATTTCTGCGAAATCTGCGACATCCGCGGATTTCCGCGCGGGGGGGGCGGCGGCGCTCTACGACTACGGGGCGCGGTTCTACGACCCGCAACTGGTGCAGTTCGTCAGTCAGGACCCGGTGCGGGAGTACGTGCAGGCGTATGCCTACGTGGGGTGGAACCCGGTGCGGTGGACGGACCCGACGGGGATGC
This Candidatus Binatia bacterium DNA region includes the following protein-coding sequences:
- a CDS encoding type II toxin-antitoxin system Phd/YefM family antitoxin, giving the protein MTKVNVHEAKTHLSEYLDRLERGEEEVVTICRRNEPIAELRALPRPRKAPRPILRRDPRFRLAKSFFEPLPDEILGEPDASIGAHLRSSADPVCR